Genomic DNA from Hymenobacter jejuensis:
CCAGTTTGGCACCTTACATTATTGAGCGAGAACTACGAGCAAGAATTTGATCTCGCAGACGGAAAATACCTGCACTTGTGGCCCTTAGCTGATCTTATAGAAGCAAACCAAGATTATCAAGCGGACGAAAACTATCCAGGTTTCTTCCTTATAGGCACTTATGGAGGAGGGGAAGCTTGTGCAATCGAAAAAGAAACAGGCAAGATTTACACAGTGCCTTTTATTGGCGACATACCGGAAGA
This window encodes:
- a CDS encoding SMI1/KNR4 family protein — protein: MDESLPTPQAVSHFVEAIDFKLPVWHLTLLSENYEQEFDLADGKYLHLWPLADLIEANQDYQADENYPGFFLIGTYGGGEACAIEKETGKIYTVPFIGDIPEDAVLVGNTLDDLIKYLHQPW